From the Callospermophilus lateralis isolate mCalLat2 chromosome 10, mCalLat2.hap1, whole genome shotgun sequence genome, the window AGCCATATTCCCAAGTCTTGAACCTTCTGCTAGTTAGGCTGTCCAGAGTCTAAGTGGGAAAGGGAGGCTCTTCCCAGAAAGAGGGCATGCCATCTCTGGCCTAGAGCCCCTTACCCTCAGGACTGGGGAAAGACCCACAGGAGCAGCCCCAGGCCTCACTGTTCTCTATGGCTTTTTATTCCTATGTGATTCTACTGCTCACTCATATAGGGATTGGAGCCGTGGCGCACGGTGAGGATAGCCAGCGGAGGGCTCCAATACTGAACAAGAAGGCCCGAAGGAAGCCAGGACAgtggcacctccttctgccaagctAGGCTGCCAGCCAGGCCAAGGGAACAATTCCACTGCTGCTCTCCTCCCTACTCACCTCTTTGCCCATCAACTCTAACAGGGGAAGGGGCTGCTGGACACCTTCATTGCTCTGACCCACCCATCATCACAGTCCTGAACACCATCACTGAAGGCTAGCACCAGGGAGTAAACTGTGTTCCCAGAGGAGTGGCTGAAGGACCTGGGGATGTTCAGCTTAGGAAAATGGGGCTGGCACAAGAAAATAAGATCCAGTGTCCTGTGGGCTAGAGGAGCTCCTAGACAAGAGAGGCCTAGGAGATAAGATAGATTTCAGCTCAACCAAAGCCAAGAGCATCCAAATACAGAAGAGATTTCTTGGTGGCAGGTAGTAAACATCCACCTCAGTAAGGCATAATTGCAGGAGTAGGACAGACTATGGCAAAGGATGCCACAGGGAATCATGGTTGAATGGGTGACAGTCCCTAGGCCTGTCCTCCCTGGGATCTCTGCTCGCCTACATCAAGGCTGTTGGGATCCAGGCTCAACTCACATAGAGTCCAGAAAGACAGGCAAGCCTCCTATTTATGTGAAAGAAGTCCTGAGTGTGTCCAGATGAGAGGGGTATGGGAAACTCCATCAGATCCTGGCACTGTGACTATAGTCATCCCACACTCCCTTCCCCAGAAGATCCCTGTGAGTCTGTGTACTGAGGGAAGATGCACTGAGAATCCAGTggtccttttatttatttgtttttggtaacagggattgaattcagggaaacttaaccactgagccacatccccagcccttttttgtattttatttatagtcagggtctcactgagttacttagagcctcactaaatttcagaggctggctttgaactcacgatcctcttgtctcagcctccgagccgccaggattacaggcgtgctctactgtgcccagccagtgtggtcctttttattttcaatCTCTCTAGCTTCACTCCACAGAAGGAGGGGGATGAGCAAAAAGACTGCTCAGGAGAGGACAACAAAGACAATAAACTGGCCAAGGGGCTTGTTCTATCCTCAGAGCTAATTGCTGTTATGACAGAAAGTAGGCCCTAAAGCCTGGTGAGGCCCTGGGGACCAACTCTGGTATTCCCTAAGACCCCACCCCAACGCCTCTTCTGGACTCTCAAAATATGACTGATGATATCACTGAGGCCGCAGAAACAGAAGGTGGGTATCCATGACATTGGTTCCTGTTGGTCCTGTGTACAGCAGGTGTGCTCCACCTTGAAGGCGGCAGAAAAAGGTGTACGAGTCATTGTGGGCTAGGAAGGTAGCCACATCCAGGCCCTCAGCAGCAGCCTGGATGGTAAGCTCAGGCATGACCCAGGCCCCAGCAGCTTCTGTGGGCCCATCCTGCCCATCGGTGCCACCACTCAAAAACAACACATCAACAGGCCCCAGTGGCCATCTTCCTAACTCTGCTCCAACACGCAGGGCCAGTTCCTGGTTCCGGCCACCCTTGCCTGAGCCGTGCAGCTGCACTGTGGGCTCACCGCCAGCTAGCAAGCAGACTGGGCCCCTAGCTTCTGCCACAGCCTCCAGAACCTCCTCCAGCTTCAGATCTGGGAGCTGGAACTCAGCTGCCAGCTCATGGAGTTTTGCATCTTCCTCCACAGAAGCACCAGCCGTGGATGAGATGAGGCGGGCTCCAGCCACTCGGGCTAGCAGTCCATAGAACTGGGCCACACTTTTCACATCACCCTGTATGGCTGTGCTCAGGACCATGGCCCGGTAGCCCAGCACCTCAGCCTGCTTCTGAGCCTCAGCCAATGCCAGCATATTAGAGCCGATGATCACATTGAGGACATGACCACAAGTGTGTGGCCCACGCGGGTCAGAGTCAGCCCGAGAGAGCACAGTCTTCACAGAACGTGGCAGGGCAGCACGAAGGCCATATCGATTGAGGATGTGCAGGCAATCTTGCACATTGTGGGCGCTGGCCACAGTGGGGCCACTGGCAATGACCTCCACAGGGTCCCCCACCACATCTGACAGGATCAGACTCACCACCTGTGGAAGGGCCACGGGGCAAGGGTCAATCCCACCTTCTTCTTATCCCGGAGAGCATAAGAACAAACTTCCCCTTAGGTATCCATCATCTGGTACACTTCCTTGATCACATCTAACCATTCTCAGGCAGGCTCACAGAACACCTGGCCATGGGAACTCCCTCTATCCCTCTGGGGCCCCTCCCAGGCCTTCCCCCAGCCTGATCCTGTAAACTCTCATACCAGGTCCTTGCCTGTATGCTGGTCTAGGCTTTCATGTCCCAGACACATGTAGGCAGTAGCCCAGAGCTGCCTAAGGAAGAAGCAACTCACGTACCTGGGCAGGATAGGCAGCCTGAGCCAGCCCTCCACCCTTCAGTTGTGACAAGGCCTTCCGCATGGTATTCAGCTCCTGGATGGTGGCTCCATGGGCTGCCAGCAGCTTAGTGAGCATCTGCTTCTCCTCCAGTGTGATAGGTGGGATGGGGGCAGGCAGCAGAGCAGAGCCCCCACCTGCAGAGACACAGCCTCAGGCACAGGAGACATCCCAACCCAGGGAACCAGGCAAGCAGTGGTGGACAAGGCCACATGAGGGAAGTGGTCTGGGAAGGTGGAGTTAGACTGCCCCATGAGGACAATTACCACACGCTGGCTACCAGATGTTGTCCCCTGCCATTCCCTAAGAACTTGGAACAGAGGTAAACAGCAGAAGACCAAGGAGAGAGTTGGAGACCTAGGTTCGAGCCCTGGTTAACACTGGTGCAGACAGCAACAACAGATCGAAAAGCTCTGCTGATATACCAGGTTCCGTGTTAGGTTCCCCCTCTGTACCCAATTATCATCACCCAACAATGTGAGTTGATGGTAGGGAGAATCTTGCAGCTCAGGGAAGGACAGATAACTGGCCCAAGGCCAATCAGGAGGCTCCAGGTTCCTCACTGCCTCCTTTGCTCCCAACTCCACACACCCCTCCCTTGCTCCCAACTCTTAGATCATCCCCCTTGGCTGGGAGTTAATCAGATCAATCTCTCAAAGACCTGGTATTTGGAGCACCCTCCAGCCTGCTGTCCTGAGCTAACCTGAAATGAGCACAAGCAACAGGTCATCAGCTGTAAGTCCCTCAGCCAGCTGCTGGATGGCTAGTGCGGCCCGCAGTGCATCATGATCCGGTAAGTTGTTCTCTGCACCCTCAAATACTTGGACACGGCTGTGTGGTTTCAGCAACATCTccctgaagaggaatcaaatagaAAGTAAGAGATGCAGAAGGCTCCTCTCCTCTTATCTGATTTCTCAGCTGCATAGGTGAAGGGGCATGAACAAAGATGACCACCGACACCCATCCTGGAGCCAGACCAGACATAGGAAGAAAGGTAAGCTGGTGAGGAAGGGAAGTCTGAGCCCATGTATTCCCTTCCTCCAGTTGGACAAAGGGGAGCAGCCCTCCATGCCTCCTTACTGCTTGCCGGCACATTCCATGGCAGCACGGATCCCCTTGGGAACGCTGATCACACCCTGCACAAGATGCTGGCCCAGTAGCTCCTCAGCTGCTGCTGCCATGCCCAGTACAGCCTTGCCAAAGCCCACTAGGTAGAGGTTTTGCCGCAGCTGAAAGCTCCGATCCCGAACCTTCAGCGTTCTGCCATCAGGGTCCAAAGACAGTGCCTTTTGCAACATGGGACCTGGCTGCACGGCACCCACAACACTCTCAAACAACTGTTGTGCATGCTCTGCCAATGCCACACCACTGGCCTGCCGGGCCATTGGAGCCCCCCAGATGAGTTGACGCAAGGGGGCTCGAACCAGACAGGGCAGGACCTGGAGGGCTGTAGCCATACCCCACTGCTCTCAGCACCACCTTGCATCCATGGCTGCCTGGGGGAAGAAAGCATATTGTGAGGCTAGAGATGGGAGGCCCCCCACAACCACCCCTCTGAGGGCTTAGGGCCAGTGGGCCCCATAGCAGCTGCTGAAAGAATGAGCCTCTGATAGCTCAAGGGGACTTCCTCAATCCCACAGCTACCTGACCTCAGTCTCCTCCTTGGATCCCAGCCCACCACCCAGCCAAGTCCTCCTCTTTTGCAGACCATACATCAAGCTTCCAGACACTCTGTCCCAAGTCCAAAGTTCCTGTTGACTGGGCCCTTCTCCTAGATCATCCCCCTTGGCTGGGGTTAATCATTCACAGAAGGAACAATTCCTACCAGAGGGTTTCCACTCCCCATTTTCCATCTCCAGCATTTCTAAGCCCTGGTCCAGTGCCACCCACTTCTGGCACTCCAGCCTTGCTTCTTTACCATTTCTGCTGCCAGGAGGCTGTTGTCACATCAACCGACCCTGAGTCCACTGACCTCCAACCTGCTCTCTTTCATTAGCTCATGGGACTGGGTTGGGAAGCTTGGGAATGCAGGTCTGTGTGGGGAGGCTACATGTTCATCAGTGCACTGATAGGCCAGGTCCAGAGTACATCCTCAAGGCACACAAGCTGAGGAATCCCAGCACTAAGGTAAGTCCAGCAAAGAAGACCAGGTACAAATCAGAAGTAAAGGCTAGCTCACAGTGAAATTTAAGGAAGTCCCCAGGCACTGCTTGAGGCCATGTACTATGGAACCCAATCTGCAAGAGAGGAAAAGATGCCCTTCTACCCACAAAGCTGGACAGACCCATCCCTGGCAAAAACACCCATTCTGGCTCTGACATAGCAAAACAAGTCCTGAGTCACACCACTTGTAGCGGTGAGAGCCCAGTGGCTGAAGCAGGAAAAAGTCAGGTTTGTATCACTGAGCCCAAATATTCATTTTCCCCATTGGGCCCAGAAAGGCTTGAGGTGAAGGTCAGGGAGCAATAGAGGGGTTTTAGGACAACAAAACACCAAAGGGCTCATCTATAAAAAGACAtcaatttttttcattgttttatattttggtgctagagattgaactcagggcctctcacatgctaaatatgcactctatcactgagctacactccaatTCCTAAAAAATCACCTACTTTAATAAATAACTACCATTAATGCTGCAAGCTGATTATATCAGCAAGTGTGGAGGAGGGGAGTCAGCATTCCAGCTCTACCAACAGGTTTTCTGGGTAGCTGATGCACCTCCATTTCTCCCAGTGGGACTCATTTGAAAAATGAGTTGAGGTGAGATTAAAATTAACAtttgggctgggcacagtggtacacacctgtaatttagcagcaggaggatggcaagttcaaagccaacctcagcaactgagcaagaccctatctcaaaaaacagGGGTtgtagttgtggctcagtggtagagcgcttgcctagcatgtgaaaggcactgggtttgatcctcagcaccacataaaaaagtaaatgaataaaataaagatataaaaaaaatgttgagaggcctgggttgtgtctcagtggagtGCTGGcctaatgtgtgaggcactgggttctatcctcaccaccacataaaaattaataaataaataaacaaaataaaggtagtgtgtacatctacaactaaaaaagatttattttaaaatgtttaaaaaataaaacaaaaggctgggatggacctaagcagttaagcacccctgggttcaatccccattttttttaaaaaaggagggggggagctttaggttgtggctcacctagcacatgggaggccctgggttccatcctcagcaccacataaaaaataaataaaggggctggggatgtggctcaagcggtagtgcgcatgtctggcatgcgtgcggcctgggttagatcttcagcaccacataccaacaaagatgttgtgtctgccgataactaaaaaactaaataaatattaaaaaaaaaaaagaaagaaagaaagagaaagtattGGGCCATCTactactaatatatatatatatatatatatatatatatatatatatatatatatatatatatatatattttttttttttaagaggagaGGTAGCGGGCTCGGCGTGGCCCAGTAATAGACAGCACCTGCCTAACAAGTGGGAAAGTCTTGAGTTTGATCCCAAGCGGTCTTGAAAAGTGCCTAATGCTCACCCCTCAACACCCTCAGGCTTTCAATGTTAACACAGAGAACATCAATGTTAACACAgagaacacaaaacacaagtttaTTCCATACCCAAACAATATGGCAATTTCCATACCTTTGTTACTTACACTACCTAGTTCTCTGCTTTTCCATAAATTAAGATTAACCCTGCTCCACTCCTGTGGTGAAAGGGAACACAAAGAGCACCTCCACAGCGACTCGGAAAAACGACCCGATTTCGCCAGGGGGATCCCTGGGGCTTGCCCATCAGGCTGACTTTCAGAGCCTGAGTGAACCGTTTAACTATTTTCCACGCGGACAAAGGCCGAAATGACCTCAATCTTGCTACTAAATACCAGAATCCAGGGCAGGGGAACGCTCAAGGCTAAACTTGCCAGGTAAAATACAGGACgtccagttaaatttgaatttcagataagtaATATTGTAGTAAAGTGTCCCACATAGTATTTGGAATATTCTTATACCAAAAATTATTAGTTTATCTGAGATTCAATTTCACTGGACATCCTGCATCTTTATATTTTGTCAAATCCTCCAATTCTACTCAGGATAACAGCATCGTAATCCCAGGAAGTTCTAGTACAAAAtacggggaaaaaaaagaaaaaaaaacagaacgatCAGCGTTGACTCCTCCTCGGCACCAGGTGGGACTGCCAATTCCGGTTTTCGCTGCCCGCAGATGACTCGGAAGTGACG encodes:
- the Glyctk gene encoding glycerate kinase, translating into MATALQVLPCLVRAPLRQLIWGAPMARQASGVALAEHAQQLFESVVGAVQPGPMLQKALSLDPDGRTLKVRDRSFQLRQNLYLVGFGKAVLGMAAAAEELLGQHLVQGVISVPKGIRAAMECAGKQEMLLKPHSRVQVFEGAENNLPDHDALRAALAIQQLAEGLTADDLLLVLISGGGSALLPAPIPPITLEEKQMLTKLLAAHGATIQELNTMRKALSQLKGGGLAQAAYPAQVVSLILSDVVGDPVEVIASGPTVASAHNVQDCLHILNRYGLRAALPRSVKTVLSRADSDPRGPHTCGHVLNVIIGSNMLALAEAQKQAEVLGYRAMVLSTAIQGDVKSVAQFYGLLARVAGARLISSTAGASVEEDAKLHELAAEFQLPDLKLEEVLEAVAEARGPVCLLAGGEPTVQLHGSGKGGRNQELALRVGAELGRWPLGPVDVLFLSGGTDGQDGPTEAAGAWVMPELTIQAAAEGLDVATFLAHNDSYTFFCRLQGGAHLLYTGPTGTNVMDTHLLFLRPQ